A genomic stretch from Bacteroidia bacterium includes:
- a CDS encoding bifunctional 3-deoxy-7-phosphoheptulonate synthase/chorismate mutase type II has translation MKVELDITPLNEWLPLGDEPLLVAGPCSAETEEQVLETARQVKNLTPTKIFRAGIWKPRTRPDSFEGMGEPALNWVVNAGQENGLLTAVEVANSSHVEAALKAGIDVLWIGARTTVNPFYVQEIADAVRGTTIPVFVKNPVNPDLQLWLGAFERFNKAGIRKLVAIHRGFSSYHEKVFRNAPDWKIPIELMRIQPNLPLICDPSHIAGDRELLHQVAQKALDLDMKGIMLETHPDPDHAWSDAKQQITPFRLRELFNSLIFRKKGSENLDFNSKLEDLRHEIDKLDRTLIDAIGQRMKIIAEIGHYKKDNQTTILQLERWNQILQNARNYSEIVGLDREFIVSVFNQIHLESIKIQTEVMNETERKKQLPN, from the coding sequence GGGCGATGAGCCTTTGTTGGTAGCGGGTCCATGTAGTGCTGAGACGGAAGAACAGGTTTTGGAAACTGCTCGACAGGTGAAAAACCTAACTCCGACAAAAATTTTCAGAGCAGGCATCTGGAAACCTCGTACCCGCCCCGATAGCTTTGAAGGCATGGGTGAACCGGCCTTGAATTGGGTTGTAAATGCAGGACAAGAAAACGGATTACTTACCGCTGTGGAAGTAGCCAATTCTTCGCATGTAGAAGCTGCTCTGAAAGCAGGTATCGATGTGCTTTGGATTGGTGCCAGAACTACCGTAAACCCTTTCTATGTTCAAGAAATTGCCGATGCTGTTCGCGGAACTACTATTCCCGTGTTTGTAAAAAACCCGGTAAATCCAGACCTTCAATTGTGGCTGGGGGCTTTTGAAAGGTTTAACAAGGCCGGAATTCGTAAACTGGTTGCTATACACCGAGGATTCTCTTCCTACCATGAAAAGGTTTTCCGAAATGCACCGGATTGGAAAATCCCCATCGAATTGATGCGCATTCAACCCAACTTGCCCCTAATTTGCGACCCCAGTCATATAGCTGGCGACCGGGAACTGCTGCACCAAGTAGCCCAAAAAGCCCTTGACCTGGACATGAAAGGTATCATGCTCGAAACCCATCCAGACCCCGACCATGCCTGGAGCGATGCCAAACAACAAATAACACCTTTCAGACTAAGAGAACTATTTAACTCCCTCATTTTCAGAAAAAAAGGTAGCGAAAACCTGGACTTCAATTCCAAACTGGAAGATTTAAGGCATGAAATTGATAAACTTGACCGCACCTTAATTGATGCCATTGGTCAACGCATGAAAATCATTGCCGAAATTGGCCATTATAAAAAAGATAACCAAACGACCATTTTGCAACTGGAACGTTGGAACCAAATTCTGCAAAACGCCCGTAATTACTCCGAAATAGTTGGACTTGACCGGGAATTTATTGTTTCTGTTTTCAACCAAATTCACCTCGAAAGTATTAAAATACAAACCGAAGTGATGAACGAAACCGAACGCAAAAAACAATTGCCAAACTAG
- a CDS encoding aldehyde dehydrogenase family protein: MKKKETSIALSGWDAPYAAAPESASHIQLREKYDLFIGGKWVKPSSGKYFETINPATEKSLALVAEANEKDVDKAVKAARKAYSEVWSKMPASERGKYLFRIARMIQERSRELAVIETLDGGKSIRESRDIDIPLVAAHFFYYAGWADKLEYAFPGRKPQALGVAGQIIPWNFPLLMAAWKIAPALACGNTLVLKPAETTPLTALKLAEILQDAELPEGVVNIVTGFGSTGAALVNHPDINKIAFTGSTEVGKIIQKSLAGTGKKLTLELGGKAANIIFDDAPIDQAIEGIINGIFFNQGHVCCAGSRLFVQENIADTVIKKLKFRMNSLIVGDPMDKNTDIGAINSQSQLKTISDYIEIGKNEGAEMFQSACALPEKGFFCRPTLFTNVAQSHRISREEIFGPVLAIQTFRTIEEVIEKANNVPYGLSAGVWTDKGSKIFNLTQKLRAGVVWANTYNKFDPTSPFGGYKESGFGREGGLHGLEAYLKF, encoded by the coding sequence ATGAAGAAGAAAGAAACTTCCATTGCCTTGTCCGGCTGGGATGCGCCTTATGCCGCAGCTCCGGAAAGTGCTTCACATATCCAACTCCGAGAAAAATACGATTTATTTATTGGTGGAAAATGGGTTAAACCTTCGTCAGGTAAGTATTTCGAGACAATTAATCCGGCCACGGAGAAGTCGCTTGCCCTGGTTGCTGAAGCCAATGAAAAGGATGTTGATAAAGCTGTTAAAGCGGCCCGCAAAGCCTATTCCGAAGTTTGGTCGAAAATGCCGGCCTCCGAACGGGGAAAATACCTGTTTCGCATCGCTCGAATGATTCAGGAACGAAGCCGTGAACTGGCTGTGATTGAAACTCTTGACGGGGGTAAATCGATTCGCGAAAGCAGAGATATTGATATTCCACTGGTGGCTGCCCATTTCTTCTATTATGCCGGATGGGCGGATAAACTGGAGTATGCCTTTCCCGGACGTAAGCCCCAAGCCTTGGGCGTTGCAGGACAAATTATTCCTTGGAACTTTCCTTTACTGATGGCTGCCTGGAAAATTGCTCCTGCCTTGGCTTGTGGCAATACTTTAGTGCTAAAACCTGCTGAAACAACCCCATTAACTGCCTTAAAACTGGCCGAAATTCTCCAGGATGCCGAATTGCCCGAAGGTGTTGTTAACATTGTTACCGGTTTTGGATCAACAGGGGCGGCCTTGGTTAACCATCCCGATATTAATAAAATAGCTTTTACCGGATCAACCGAGGTGGGTAAGATTATTCAGAAATCACTGGCCGGAACCGGGAAAAAGTTAACCCTGGAACTAGGTGGTAAAGCCGCCAATATCATTTTCGACGATGCGCCAATTGATCAGGCAATTGAGGGCATCATAAACGGTATTTTCTTTAATCAGGGTCATGTTTGTTGTGCCGGCTCCCGCTTGTTTGTGCAGGAAAATATTGCCGATACCGTGATTAAAAAACTTAAGTTCCGAATGAATAGCCTGATTGTGGGCGATCCCATGGATAAAAATACCGATATCGGTGCCATCAATTCCCAATCTCAATTAAAAACCATTTCCGACTACATCGAAATTGGCAAAAATGAAGGTGCCGAAATGTTTCAAAGTGCTTGTGCCTTGCCTGAAAAGGGATTCTTTTGCCGTCCAACTTTGTTTACGAATGTGGCCCAAAGTCACCGCATTTCAAGGGAGGAAATTTTTGGTCCGGTGCTTGCCATTCAGACTTTCCGCACCATCGAAGAGGTAATTGAAAAGGCCAACAATGTGCCCTATGGCTTGTCGGCCGGGGTTTGGACCGACAAAGGTTCTAAAATTTTCAACCTCACTCAAAAGTTGAGAGCCGGGGTGGTTTGGGCTAATACTTACAATAAATTCGATCCTACTTCGCCGTTTGGTGGCTACAAGGAGTCCGGTTTTGGCCGCGAAGGTGGATTGCATGGTTTAGAGGCCTATCTGAAGTTTTAA
- a CDS encoding WG repeat-containing protein, with product MKALLSLVILLVCFFFAPAQKVSPFLLGDSKILPDTFYFPFEQELQLIIIPSYDAWQNRVDYKEQTQPRGLTWASVMGPAPQNTYIFRNKAGEIVKSYPDIRLDTRFLRKIDFINSNETSLFAIRDYSECLRHFKIYGVDNKVGLINRKGEMVLPTIYDDIRRFQLYEGKQELLVVNKGPLFGLLDANLNVVVPPIYSTSTDSLSYGYPESNLRNDRYLMVFKNNQCGLIDLKGNILLDFVYDDIRVLHDGIFMCTNLKSKEELKTIPHISHWDTGYQLKSCALFDSTLGPICQLKDYTYIYYWGIKQLIVKKDLKFGVVNTDGAVEIPMEYDHISSYHGDFCVNKEKKFGIINTQGKVEMPVIFDGLEFYDPAIYVTQNGLIGVYSKEYKKIADPQFTLKDWKMGKYILTCPDGRTGFVHHEKNASYYQSPEGERIEF from the coding sequence ATGAAAGCACTGCTATCTTTAGTTATTCTCCTGGTTTGTTTCTTCTTTGCTCCCGCTCAAAAGGTATCGCCTTTCCTATTGGGTGATTCTAAAATCTTACCCGATACCTTCTATTTCCCTTTTGAACAGGAACTTCAATTAATCATCATTCCTAGCTACGATGCCTGGCAAAATAGGGTAGATTATAAAGAACAAACGCAACCCAGAGGTTTAACCTGGGCCTCCGTTATGGGTCCGGCACCACAAAATACCTATATCTTTAGAAACAAAGCCGGTGAAATTGTAAAATCCTACCCGGATATTAGGCTTGATACACGTTTTCTTAGGAAAATTGACTTTATTAATTCCAATGAAACATCGCTTTTTGCCATCCGGGATTACAGCGAATGTCTGCGCCATTTCAAAATTTATGGAGTAGACAATAAGGTGGGACTTATCAATCGGAAAGGGGAAATGGTGCTTCCAACGATTTATGACGATATTAGGAGATTTCAATTATACGAGGGCAAGCAAGAATTACTAGTGGTCAATAAAGGACCGTTATTTGGCCTTCTGGATGCTAACCTGAATGTGGTTGTCCCTCCCATTTACAGCACCAGCACAGACAGCCTTAGCTATGGCTATCCCGAATCCAATTTACGGAATGATCGTTACCTGATGGTGTTTAAAAATAATCAATGTGGACTGATAGATTTGAAAGGAAATATACTCCTGGATTTTGTTTATGATGATATTCGGGTGTTACACGATGGTATTTTCATGTGTACCAACCTGAAAAGTAAAGAAGAACTAAAAACTATCCCGCACATTAGCCATTGGGATACAGGTTATCAGCTAAAATCCTGCGCTTTGTTCGATTCAACCTTAGGGCCGATCTGCCAATTGAAGGATTATACCTATATTTATTATTGGGGAATAAAGCAATTAATCGTAAAAAAGGACTTAAAGTTTGGGGTTGTCAATACCGATGGTGCGGTAGAGATACCCATGGAATATGATCATATCTCTTCGTACCATGGAGATTTTTGTGTGAATAAGGAAAAGAAATTCGGTATAATTAATACCCAAGGCAAAGTGGAAATGCCGGTAATTTTTGATGGATTGGAATTCTACGACCCCGCCATTTATGTGACTCAAAACGGATTAATTGGAGTATACTCCAAAGAGTATAAAAAGATAGCTGATCCTCAATTTACATTGAAGGATTGGAAAATGGGAAAATATATTTTAACCTGCCCTGACGGAAGAACCGGTTTTGTTCACCATGAAAAAAATGCCAGCTATTACCAATCACCGGAAGGGGAGAGGATTGAGTTTTGA
- a CDS encoding HNH endonuclease, whose translation MQPIQKYLQSFKRLRLDRAHGVAPHKPILLLSVLQAYQNNLIQDQRIYITPELVALFKANWNVLVTSKHDCRISYPFYYLKSDKFWKLIPKLGFDNLDRMGSLVKSFSNLNAAVEFALIENDLFLLVIDKKSNAILQQFLLDEYFPETKNRFVNNSHQQLELFESIEGKILNEDSVEYRKEIKDLFDQNNEEEIFIRGSLFKREIPKIYNNTCCISEMKVDATINVSMIDACHIIPFSISFDDTVTNGIALCPNLHRAFDRGLIAIDEQYKVIVSGAFKEDSTIYSIKSFEGKELKLPNMKSYYPLMENFDWHRNNVFKN comes from the coding sequence TTGCAACCCATCCAAAAATATCTCCAATCGTTTAAAAGGCTAAGGCTTGACAGGGCTCATGGTGTTGCGCCCCATAAGCCTATATTATTGCTTTCGGTATTGCAGGCCTATCAAAATAACCTGATTCAAGATCAACGCATTTATATTACTCCGGAATTGGTGGCCTTATTCAAGGCTAACTGGAATGTGCTGGTTACAAGTAAACATGATTGCAGAATTTCTTACCCTTTCTACTACTTGAAAAGTGATAAATTTTGGAAGCTTATTCCTAAACTTGGATTTGATAACCTTGATAGAATGGGGTCTTTGGTGAAGAGTTTTTCTAATCTGAATGCAGCTGTGGAATTTGCCTTAATTGAAAATGATTTGTTTTTACTCGTAATTGATAAAAAGAGCAATGCCATTTTGCAGCAATTTTTATTGGATGAGTATTTCCCAGAGACAAAGAATCGCTTCGTTAACAATTCGCATCAACAATTGGAATTGTTTGAATCTATTGAAGGAAAAATATTGAATGAAGATTCCGTGGAATATAGAAAGGAAATTAAGGACCTATTTGATCAGAATAACGAAGAAGAGATTTTTATTCGGGGAAGTTTGTTTAAAAGGGAAATACCAAAAATCTATAACAACACCTGCTGCATTTCTGAAATGAAGGTGGATGCAACTATAAATGTATCCATGATTGATGCCTGTCATATAATTCCATTCAGCATTAGCTTCGATGATACTGTTACCAATGGTATTGCTTTGTGTCCTAACCTACATCGTGCCTTCGACAGAGGTTTGATAGCAATTGATGAACAATATAAGGTTATTGTTTCCGGCGCGTTTAAGGAAGATTCGACCATTTATAGCATAAAGTCTTTTGAGGGCAAAGAGCTAAAATTGCCAAATATGAAAAGTTACTATCCTCTGATGGAGAATTTTGATTGGCACCGGAATAACGTATTCAAAAATTGA
- a CDS encoding DUF3427 domain-containing protein — translation MIQGIYEELVTKLITQKLNELDKDAYYINKVKIDKQEASEMLSRHLSQTIKFALESVKGENPIELQIEIANKIIRFLKEVLQYEDFEKNLVELEGEILKAVFNRVDDHFSNYDLRLKEITPYTRLTHSELFTGGNVGLSLESELKKEILSSDRIDLLVSFIKFKGIIILERELTEFTQRGGELRVITTTYMGASDYKAIQLLSQLKNTQVKISYNTGNERLHAKAYLFFRNSGFHTGYIGSSNFSRSALTDGLEWNIKVTTKEVSHIIDKFQKTFESYWQSNEFELFDENIHKEKLITSLSKAKNSKSITVGNTSFFDITPHYFQNEILEKLEVERITHNRFRNLIVAATGTGKTVISAFDYKKFRNQNKSSKLLFLAHRKEILEQALYTFQGVLRDNNIGELWVDGNIPNTYEHVFASVQTINNRLDSIGFPKDYFDYIVIDECHHLTASSYRGILKYFNPKILLGLTATPERMDGGDIKEDFHGRIAAEIRLPEALNAKLLSPFQYFGISDSIDISQVQWQKGKYVPSELSKIYTSSDRRVGEIIKALAKYTRDIYEVRALGFCVSVEHAQFMAEKFCLAGFKADYLTSQNDGNRDVIKGQLLKKEINFLFVVDIFNEGVDIPEIDTVLFLRPTESLTIFLQQLGRGLRLAEGKDSLTVLDFVGNARPEYNFENKFRALIGKTSTPVKKEVEDNFPHLPLGCSIILEKKAKDVILGNITAATNLNSLQLIQKVKLFQNQTTLELNLKNFITFFDIPLQLLYKKNRNFGWKRLCQMAGVLEDFQSDNEIQILSAIKNKWLSTASSSYFNFILELAKKGFNIQLESSTEVEKSMALMLHYDVWQNAGGFPSLEDSIKEIGKNNVLVEEIIELMEILIDKIDFKEIDMDLPYSQPLKLHARYTRDQILVAFGMNTFESASSNRIGVGVAENKNLNTELLFINLIKSEEDFSPSTMYDDYAISEQLFHWQSQNSAGPSTPKGISYIEHKKNEKKILLFIREKSNDEFGNTMGYIFVGEGSINSYYGSKPMSIEWGLSEPLPHYLWKDAAKLRVG, via the coding sequence ATGATACAGGGGATATATGAAGAACTTGTTACCAAATTAATCACTCAGAAATTAAATGAGCTTGATAAGGATGCCTATTATATTAACAAGGTAAAAATAGATAAGCAGGAAGCCTCCGAAATGCTATCCAGGCATCTTTCCCAAACTATTAAGTTTGCCCTGGAGAGTGTAAAAGGGGAGAATCCTATAGAATTGCAAATTGAAATCGCCAACAAAATAATTCGCTTTTTAAAGGAGGTGCTACAATATGAGGATTTTGAAAAAAATCTAGTTGAATTAGAAGGGGAAATACTAAAGGCGGTATTTAATCGGGTTGATGATCATTTTTCAAACTATGACCTTAGACTTAAAGAAATTACGCCTTATACTAGGCTAACCCATAGTGAATTGTTTACCGGTGGTAATGTTGGTTTGTCGCTCGAAAGTGAATTAAAGAAGGAAATCCTGTCATCAGATAGAATTGACCTGCTTGTTTCCTTCATTAAATTTAAAGGAATAATTATTTTAGAAAGGGAATTAACTGAATTTACCCAGCGTGGCGGTGAATTACGCGTTATTACCACAACGTATATGGGAGCGTCTGATTATAAGGCCATTCAGTTGCTTTCCCAACTGAAAAATACCCAAGTTAAGATTTCGTACAATACCGGGAATGAAAGGCTTCATGCTAAAGCCTATTTGTTTTTTAGAAATTCCGGATTTCATACTGGTTATATCGGTTCGTCCAACTTTTCTAGGTCAGCCCTAACGGATGGTTTAGAATGGAATATTAAAGTTACAACTAAAGAGGTTAGTCATATAATTGATAAGTTTCAAAAAACATTTGAGTCCTATTGGCAAAGTAATGAATTTGAGCTTTTTGATGAAAACATCCATAAGGAAAAACTAATCACTTCCTTAAGCAAGGCCAAAAATTCAAAGTCAATAACTGTGGGTAACACCTCGTTTTTTGATATTACACCACATTATTTTCAGAACGAGATTCTAGAGAAGTTAGAGGTTGAACGAATTACACATAATAGATTTAGAAACCTAATTGTTGCGGCCACAGGTACTGGAAAGACAGTGATTTCAGCATTTGACTATAAGAAATTCAGAAATCAGAATAAATCTTCAAAATTGCTTTTTCTGGCCCATCGGAAAGAGATTTTGGAGCAGGCTTTATATACATTTCAGGGTGTTTTAAGGGATAATAATATTGGCGAATTATGGGTGGATGGGAATATTCCAAATACCTATGAGCATGTATTTGCATCAGTTCAAACCATAAATAATAGGTTAGATTCAATTGGTTTTCCAAAGGATTACTTCGACTACATTGTAATCGACGAATGTCATCATCTTACTGCCTCATCTTACAGAGGAATTCTTAAATACTTTAATCCAAAAATACTATTAGGATTAACTGCAACGCCAGAGCGTATGGATGGAGGTGATATTAAAGAAGACTTTCATGGAAGGATTGCAGCAGAAATTAGATTGCCTGAAGCATTGAATGCAAAGTTGCTTAGTCCATTTCAATATTTTGGAATTTCAGATAGTATAGATATAAGTCAAGTGCAATGGCAAAAGGGGAAATATGTGCCAAGCGAATTAAGCAAAATTTATACAAGCAGCGATAGACGAGTAGGGGAAATTATTAAGGCACTGGCAAAGTACACCAGGGATATTTATGAAGTAAGAGCCTTAGGCTTTTGTGTATCGGTTGAACATGCCCAGTTCATGGCTGAGAAATTTTGTTTAGCTGGATTCAAAGCGGATTATTTAACCAGCCAAAATGATGGGAATCGGGATGTAATCAAAGGACAGCTCCTAAAAAAGGAAATCAACTTTTTGTTTGTTGTGGATATTTTTAATGAAGGCGTTGATATTCCGGAAATTGATACCGTGTTATTTTTAAGACCAACAGAAAGTTTAACCATTTTTCTCCAACAATTGGGAAGGGGGTTGCGATTAGCAGAAGGAAAGGATAGTTTAACTGTCCTGGATTTTGTAGGAAATGCCAGACCAGAATATAATTTTGAAAATAAGTTTAGGGCCTTAATTGGTAAAACATCGACCCCTGTAAAAAAGGAAGTCGAGGATAATTTTCCTCATTTGCCATTGGGTTGTTCCATAATATTAGAAAAGAAGGCAAAAGATGTTATTTTAGGGAATATTACCGCGGCAACCAACCTTAATAGTCTTCAACTGATACAGAAAGTAAAATTGTTTCAAAACCAGACAACACTTGAACTTAATCTTAAAAACTTTATTACTTTTTTTGACATTCCTTTACAATTGCTTTACAAGAAGAATAGAAATTTTGGATGGAAAAGACTTTGCCAAATGGCTGGTGTATTGGAGGATTTTCAATCTGACAATGAAATTCAAATACTTTCGGCAATCAAAAACAAATGGCTATCAACGGCATCTAGTAGCTATTTCAATTTTATTTTAGAACTAGCCAAAAAGGGGTTCAATATTCAATTAGAATCAAGTACCGAAGTTGAGAAATCGATGGCATTAATGCTTCACTATGATGTGTGGCAAAATGCAGGTGGATTTCCATCTTTAGAAGATTCAATAAAAGAAATTGGAAAAAATAATGTGTTAGTGGAGGAAATAATTGAATTGATGGAAATTCTTATTGATAAAATTGATTTCAAAGAGATTGATATGGATTTACCCTATTCTCAACCATTGAAATTGCATGCACGTTATACAAGGGATCAGATATTGGTTGCCTTTGGAATGAATACATTTGAAAGCGCCTCGTCAAATCGAATTGGAGTAGGAGTAGCAGAAAATAAGAATTTGAATACCGAACTATTATTTATTAATCTTATTAAATCGGAGGAAGATTTTTCGCCTTCTACTATGTATGATGATTATGCCATAAGTGAGCAACTGTTTCATTGGCAAAGTCAAAATTCTGCTGGCCCCTCCACTCCCAAAGGTATTTCTTATATAGAACATAAGAAAAATGAAAAGAAGATTTTGCTTTTTATTAGAGAGAAATCAAATGATGAATTTGGTAATACAATGGGGTATATTTTTGTAGGAGAGGGCTCAATTAATTCTTATTATGGTTCAAAACCTATGAGTATTGAATGGGGTTTAAGTGAACCTTTGCCTCATTATCTCTGGAAAGATGCCGCAAAGTTGAGAGTAGGGTAA
- a CDS encoding (deoxy)nucleoside triphosphate pyrophosphohydrolase, with the protein MLKVTCAIIQHEGKTLAVKRSAVMQLPLKWEFPGGKIEMGENEEDCIIREVKEELNLDIAILRKLNSSVHHYPHISIELIPFIAKQTGGSICLKEHAEFNYLTKNELLSLDWSEADFPIVKEYIAQ; encoded by the coding sequence ATGCTAAAAGTAACTTGTGCTATTATTCAACACGAAGGTAAGACCCTTGCTGTAAAAAGAAGCGCAGTTATGCAACTTCCTTTAAAATGGGAATTCCCTGGTGGTAAAATAGAAATGGGAGAAAATGAAGAAGATTGTATAATTCGGGAGGTAAAAGAGGAATTAAATTTGGATATTGCTATCTTAAGAAAATTGAATTCGTCGGTTCATCATTATCCTCATATTTCTATTGAATTAATTCCATTTATTGCCAAACAAACAGGCGGTTCGATATGTCTTAAAGAGCATGCTGAATTCAACTACCTAACGAAAAATGAATTGCTTAGTTTGGATTGGTCCGAAGCAGATTTTCCAATTGTAAAGGAGTATATTGCACAATGA
- a CDS encoding TonB-dependent receptor, with amino-acid sequence MGKFTRIGLWALGVFGFQIATAQTNLSGFVFNASTNEPLPGANIGIAGTFYQAQSDFQGNFTIKNIKSGNVDLKISFIGFKDTIVALDPGEWANKKLDIGLKPAVFLAQEVVVQATRASKNTAGTYNQLSKAELAKNNLGQDMPFLLNQLPGVVVNSDAGAGVGYTGMSIRGSDATRINVTINGIPVNDAESHGMFWVDLPDFASSVENIQVQRGVGTSTNGAAAFGGSVNVQTQNLNEKAYAEIFNSYGSFNTHKHTFKLGSGLLGGHFIFDARLSLIGSDGYIDRASSNLKSYYVSGGYFGKATTLKLIHFSGVEKTYQAWNGVPEDSLPTNRTYNEFTYQNQTDNYRQDYYQMLLNQQLGRKLDFNFALHYTRGKGYYEEYKQDADFASYGLDYPVLGSDTLFSTDLVRQKWLDNHFYGFTFSLDYKPLRSLNILLGGAGNRYNGGHYGKIIWAELAPNIAKDYEYYNDQANKTDVNAYLKINWKPVQHLNLFADLQLRHIGYRFLGFNDSLAQAMQDVNYLFFNPKAGLTYDLNAFSYLYASYSVGHREPVRNDFTDNPPSSRPKPESMQDIELGYHRNGKIWNIALNGYGMFYRNQLVVTGKINDVGAYIRQNVDRSYRAGLELQVGVKVVKALVVQANLSWSSNKILNFKEYLDDYDNGGQVVNTYQQTDIALSPSLISAGSLVYSPIQTSKHSLSLTLTEKYVGRQYLDNTSQESRSLDPFFVNDLRINYAWRTKVLKELSISVQINNLFNVKYEPNGYTYSYIYGGLNTFNFYYPQAGRNFMVGLGMRF; translated from the coding sequence ATGGGAAAATTTACCCGAATTGGCCTTTGGGCCCTAGGCGTTTTTGGATTTCAAATCGCAACCGCACAAACCAATTTAAGCGGATTTGTTTTTAATGCCTCCACCAACGAACCCCTTCCGGGTGCAAATATTGGGATAGCTGGCACGTTTTACCAAGCCCAAAGCGATTTTCAGGGCAATTTTACCATCAAAAACATCAAATCCGGCAATGTTGATTTGAAAATTTCCTTCATAGGTTTTAAAGATACAATCGTGGCATTGGATCCAGGCGAATGGGCCAATAAAAAGCTTGATATTGGGTTAAAACCTGCTGTTTTCCTGGCCCAGGAAGTGGTGGTACAGGCAACCCGGGCATCGAAGAATACCGCCGGAACTTACAACCAACTTAGCAAAGCCGAGTTGGCAAAAAACAACCTTGGACAAGATATGCCCTTTCTACTCAACCAGTTGCCCGGTGTGGTGGTGAATTCGGATGCTGGTGCCGGGGTTGGTTATACCGGAATGAGCATCCGGGGAAGTGACGCCACTCGTATTAATGTGACTATCAATGGGATACCGGTGAATGATGCCGAAAGTCATGGTATGTTTTGGGTAGATTTACCCGATTTTGCAAGCAGTGTGGAGAATATTCAGGTGCAACGCGGGGTGGGAACCTCCACCAACGGAGCCGCTGCATTTGGCGGAAGTGTGAATGTTCAAACCCAAAACCTGAACGAAAAAGCCTATGCCGAAATTTTTAATAGTTATGGCAGTTTTAATACCCATAAGCATACCTTCAAGCTTGGCTCAGGTCTGCTAGGCGGACATTTTATTTTTGATGCCCGTTTATCGCTTATTGGGTCTGATGGTTATATTGACCGGGCATCCAGCAATTTGAAATCTTATTATGTAAGCGGTGGTTATTTCGGGAAAGCTACTACCCTCAAGCTTATCCACTTTTCGGGAGTTGAGAAAACCTATCAAGCCTGGAACGGTGTGCCCGAGGATAGCCTTCCAACCAATCGCACCTACAACGAATTTACCTATCAAAACCAAACCGACAATTATCGCCAGGATTATTACCAAATGCTACTCAACCAGCAATTGGGCCGCAAACTTGATTTTAACTTCGCCTTGCACTACACCCGTGGCAAAGGCTATTACGAAGAGTATAAGCAGGATGCAGATTTTGCTTCCTATGGACTTGATTACCCCGTTTTAGGCAGCGATACTTTGTTTAGTACCGATTTAGTCCGCCAAAAGTGGTTAGACAATCATTTTTATGGTTTTACCTTTTCCTTGGATTACAAGCCTTTGCGCAGTCTAAACATTTTATTGGGAGGAGCCGGAAACAGATACAATGGAGGGCATTATGGCAAAATTATTTGGGCAGAACTGGCACCAAATATTGCCAAGGACTATGAATATTATAACGATCAGGCCAACAAAACCGATGTAAATGCTTACCTGAAGATCAACTGGAAACCGGTTCAGCATCTTAACCTATTTGCAGATTTGCAGTTAAGGCATATTGGCTATCGGTTTTTGGGATTCAACGACAGTTTGGCTCAGGCCATGCAAGATGTCAACTATTTGTTTTTCAATCCTAAGGCAGGGTTAACTTACGACCTCAATGCCTTTTCTTACCTTTATGCCTCGTACAGTGTAGGCCACCGGGAGCCGGTTAGAAACGATTTTACTGATAATCCGCCGTCGAGTCGCCCCAAACCTGAATCGATGCAAGACATCGAACTAGGTTACCATCGCAATGGGAAGATTTGGAATATAGCATTGAATGGATACGGCATGTTTTATAGAAATCAGTTGGTTGTAACAGGCAAAATCAATGATGTTGGCGCATACATCCGTCAGAATGTAGACCGCAGTTACCGTGCCGGGCTTGAGTTACAGGTCGGGGTGAAGGTTGTGAAAGCCTTGGTAGTTCAAGCCAACCTCAGTTGGAGTAGTAACAAAATTTTGAATTTCAAGGAATACCTAGACGATTACGACAACGGAGGGCAGGTAGTTAACACCTACCAACAAACCGACATTGCCCTATCTCCATCGCTTATTTCGGCGGGGAGTTTGGTATACAGCCCCATTCAAACCTCCAAACATAGTTTGAGTTTAACCTTAACCGAGAAGTATGTAGGTCGGCAATACTTAGACAATACTTCCCAAGAGAGTCGAAGTTTAGACCCATTCTTTGTCAACGATTTACGCATCAATTATGCCTGGAGAACCAAGGTATTGAAGGAATTAAGTATATCGGTTCAAATCAACAACTTGTTCAATGTGAAGTATGAGCCCAATGGTTACACCTACAGTTATATTTATGGAGGGCTTAATACCTTTAACTTTTATTATCCCCAGGCCGGGCGAAATTTTATGGTGGGATTGGGGATGAGGTTTTAG